GACGTGCTTGAGCAGGCGCTTGAGGGCGTCCACCTTGCCGCTGGTGACCGCGACGTGGAGGGCGTTCCTGCCCTTGCTGTCCACCATCTCCGCCGCGTCGGGGCAGtgcttcagcagctccaccatgGCCTCCGTCGACCCGTAGTTGGCCGCCACGTGCAGCGGCGACTGCAGGTCGCGGTTGCGCCTGTAGGCCAGCTCCACCTTCCGGTTCAACAGCAGCTTCACCACGCGGGCGCTGTTCTTCTGCGCCGCGTAGTGCAGCGCGTTGTTCTCGCTCGAGTCCGTCAGCACGATCTGATCCTCCGGCGTCGCCTCGAGCAATATCTCCACCACACCTGCTTGCCTCGCCACGTTGCAGTTACACGATACAGTACAAGATCAACGAAGATAAGGCGATACTTACGGCTGTGGCCGCCGAGGACGGCCTGGTGCAGGGCGGTGCCGCTGACGGAGTCGGAGGGGACAAACCTCTCGCGGACCCAGGGATGGCTGACGATCTTGCTCACGACGTCCGCGAGGCCCTCCCGGGCGGCGATATGCAGCGGCGACTGCTTTTTCGCGTCGAGCGCGTGGCCGCAGCTGGGCTCGGCGTCCAGCAGCTTGAGCGCCACGGCGCTCCAGCCGTGCTGCACGGCCTGGTGCAGCGGGGTGTCGCCGGCCTTGTTGGCCATCAACAGAGGCCCCTGCGCCTCCGCGCTACCAGGGGTGCTCGGGGAAGGTTCCCCGGTCTGTCCATCCCGCGCGGTGGTTGAGGAGTGTGCGATGAGCAGCTCCACCACGCTCACCTTCCCCGACCTGGCCGCCAGGTGCAGCGGCGTGTCGCCGTCGGCGTTCTTGCTGACGAGCAGCTTGTGGTCCACATGCAGGGCCTCCTCCGCGAAGCCGGCATGGCCGAGCTCCGCGGCGATGTGCAGTGCGGTGTTCTCCTGGGGCGTCTTGGAGCCAAGGATGTCGGGGCGCTCGGCCGCCAGCTTCCTCAGGCTCGCCACGCTCCCCTGCACCGCAGCCGCGTGCAACGCTGGGTCCATCCCAGTACGTGAAGAACACTAGCTTCTACCCTTAACCCTCCTCTTCTGTGCTACCTAGCTCGATCGTGAAGAACACCGCGCCTGAGTTGATTGGTCTTGCGAATGAACAAATTGTGACGGGCACCGGCTGGATTCCTTGCTCCCCCCTTGAACTTGGAACTGATTTTTGAACCGGTGCTGCGGTTACGTGCACTTGGGTCATTGGGTGGTGCTATGCTTGCCAACCAACGTTGGTATATGCCTCACGCTGTCACCTCACTTCAGCCAATCCAACGCTCGATCCGGTTAGAATTAACTAGCTACTATATATAGCAATTTAAATTAAATTTATAACTAGCAATTAGACACATTACCGAGAGGGCTATCACTGGTGGCGTTTGAGCACCGTTTCCTCCCTAGAGGCGTTGTTATTGGAGAACCTTTGGTATTGTCTTTGTGATGTTATCTTTATCTAGTACTAATAAAGAGAATTGGGTTTCTGCCGTCGCGCGCGATTTTGCATAAAAGCCCCTCGGTTTATATGAAATTAATCCGCAATCCCTGTTTTAGTAAGTCTGTACATAACGTTACATTTGGCAGAAAACCCCATGTATTCATTAGATTTGCATCTGCTGCCCTCGTAGTCTTATCCATTTCTATGGCGATGGCGATGGCGATGGCGACGATGGCGACGGGTTTCTCTGGATGACGACGACGGGTTTCTCTGGATGACGGCGACGGGTTGAGGGCTGCGGGGACGCCGCGGCGAGGAGGGGCAGGTGCTGCGGAGACAGCGCGGCGAGGTGGGGCAGTGGCGGTTGTGCGGCGAGGCGGGGCAGGTGCTGCGCAGACGGCGCGCGGCGAGGCGGGGCAGTGGCGTCGCGGGGGAGGATGGAGGACGCCGGAGCAGAGGACGACAGCTCCCGCCGTCGCTGCTCTCCGCGCACGCCCGCGTGCTCGCCTCCGTCCGCGCCCGCGCCGGAGCGCTGCTGTCTGCGCGCGCCCGCGTGCTCGCCTCCGTCCGCGCCCTTCAGCTCGCCTCTGCCCGCCGCCCCCTTCAGCTCGCCTCCGCCCGCGTCCTGTCGCGTCCCAACCGCGCCGGGAGACCGCCTCTGCCTGCCGCGCTTGCCTTTGCTCACGCCCTGCAGCTGGCCTCCCCCCTCGTCATGCCGCGGTGAGCGCGAGCCTGCACCTGTGGCCGCGAGCAGGCTGAGCTTCCGAATCTCTGACGGTTTTTGGATCGCGTGTTTGATTTGAATCTCTGACGGAAATCCTGCAATCGTGTCCTTGTCAAACTCCTGCTCCCGTGTCCTTCTCAAACAAAGAAACCGTCCCGACCCGGATTGGAGTTCGATGCTATAAATTGAATTGTTCTCTGCCAGAATCCTGAACCAGGCCAACACCACCAGCGAGCAGTGCACCGTTGAATTGTTCTCTGCCGGAATCGTGAACCAGGCCAGCGCCACCAGCGAGCAGTGCACCGTCGCTTGGGGTATGATACAGATAATTCTTCCCTTGCTTCTCCTGTTTCCTAATAGCTGCTCAATCTGTTTTTGATCATGCTGTGAATATTGGTGTGTTTATGTGCCCTTGCTAGAAGTCTTAGCAAGTTTCTTAGCCTGATTATTAGGGGTTTCATTGATTGAACTATTGGAGAAATTTGTATGCTATTTGATGATGCCTGTTTTTGGTTGTCGCTCTATTACAGTGTAGTAATCTATAATTTTGTTGGTTCGTGTTGCTGTGTTACTACCTCTGATCCCTAATTTGAGCAAAACTGCAATGCTTATTTGGGCCTGAGCTGATGCATTTGTGAACTTACTATCCTGCACTATTTTATGACAACAATTTGATTGTGCTTTGGATGATTTTTTGCTTGATAATGATAGGTAAAGATTTGCCAGTCGTAACACCATGCTCAGCATCATGTCGCCTTTGAGTGCGCCGGAGGAACAGGCACCGAGTTCTCCTTTGAGTACGCCGGACGAACCAGCACCATGTTCGCCGGAATTCTTGGTCCAGAGAAGCACTGTGAGTCCAACGGTGGCTACAACAGAGGTATGTGATGCCTCTACCTCCCTCAAAAATAACCCTGTTGTTGCCCCTTCCCTCAAGCTTTTGTGTGTTCAGAAATTGCTGAACTTGTGGTGTACACTAGAGATCATGGGCTGAGACAATACAATAGAAATCATGTCGAGGCTGGAAAGTTTGCTGAACTTGTGGTGCCTGTTGAGGGAGTCATgaattaaggggtcctcgggcgtccggcctgttagccatgggccggactgatgggctgcgaggatacgaagaccgaagactacacccgtgtccggatgggactctccttgacgtggaaggcaagtttggcggccgaatatgtagattcctttctttgtaaccgaccttgtgtaaccctacatcctcccggtgtctatataaactggaggacttagtccggaaatagagatattcattaccatagtcatacaggctagacttctagggtttagccattacgatcttgtggtggatcaactcttgtaatactcatattcatcaagatcaatcaagcagaaagtagggtattacctcgatagagagggcccgaatctgggtaaacatcgtgtcccctgtctcctgttaccattgaccttagacgcacagttcgggaccccctacccgagatccgccggttttgacaccgacattggtgctttcattgagagttccactgtgccgtcgacgaaaggtttgatggccccttcaatcgtcaacaacaatgctgtccgaggggaaaccttcctccccggacagatcttcgtgttcggcggcttcgcactgcgggccaactcgcttggccacctggagcagatcgacagctacgcccctagccatcaggtcagatttgggagcttaaATTACGTCGcagacatccgtggagatttgatcttcgccagattcgagaccgcggcgaccgctcctagtcaccccgatgaacatgacctaaatctgtcatcgggccgcatccaggagattaCTCCCGTAACTGCTCTGGCCGTACAGCCGGAGCATATTGTACCGTCCaaggacgggaggctcaaccccaccacggagaCCGCAGATTCCACGGCGTTGGAGTCGAACATAGACATACAGTCACACGACGTctttgtcaccggaactccggactcgtctctggtcaTCAATTCCGAGCCATGCGCGTCCGCGGACGCCGAACTGGATCGCTTATCGATCTTTGAGTTTAGCGCCGCGAACATCTTCTAGCATTCGCCCTTGGGCAATGTGCTAAATTCGTTAAGAaatctgtccttggcgggggactcacagccgaattatgtccggttcgagctGGAGGCTGACGATGGGGGAGAATTTCgcctcccacccaccacccacttcatagccactgtcgaagacttaaccgacatgcttgactatgactccgaagacatcgacggtatggacgacgatgccagagacgaggaggcccaaaaccctccgttcaccggacgatggacggccacttcctcatatgacgtctacatggtagatacgtcaaaaaataatagcggcgatgacaaggaagatcCAGCGAAGGAAGACCCTTCtaaacacaaccaaagcgccggcgtcagcggcgccgctctaaatcccgccgcaGCAGGGATAGCCACACCAGCACAGGAGACGgcaacactccggatggtgccgaagacacagaagaaccCGATGTACAAACTGCCAAACGAGACAATCGGGAATCAGGGCATgccagccctgacgaacaggccatagaagaagactcggaaGACGGTAGTTGCCGTccgccctccgaggaggaggtgagcctcggcaacgaagacttcatcgtgcctgaggagcccctagagcaggagcgctttaagcttcagctaatagccactgcgaggagcctgaaaaagaagcagcaacagcttcaagctgaacaagacctgctcaatgacagatggaccaatgtcctggcagccgaggaatacggccttgaacgcctagccaaaagttacccgaagcgcagattACTATCTCAGTTCGACGATGAGGCGCCAGATCCCGCACCAGCATCACGCAACACGGCTGATCGGCCATCGCGCGGGCGGGATAAAACTGCAACCCGAGCCGAAAACCAGACTGTCCCGCCccgccgtaaaggcagggataagacaGCTCGGGGCGATACATATGACCTACGccaagacctggacagtagagcgaatcatacaagatcgatctacggatcgcgaggacgtgcctttACGCGCGGGGACAGCTATCCATTCGGGCGTGACAAACTTAGTcacgcccgagccgaaaaccgtagacggactccatcagagctacgtcgtgatgcggcccgatatagaggcgccgcacaccctctttgcttcactgacgaagtaatggaccaCGAATTCCCataagggtttaaacccgtaaacatcgaatcatacgatggaacaaccgaccccgcggtatggattgaggattttattctccacatccacatggcccgcggggatgatcttcatgccataaAATACATCCCACTAAAACTTAAAGGGCCAgcccggcactggctaaacagtctgcccgagaattctattggcagctgggaggacctggaagaagcTTTTCTCGACAACTTCTaaggtacatatgttcggccgccagacgccgatgacttaagtcacatagttcaacagcccggggagtcagccagaaagttctggactaggttcctaactaaaaagaaccagatcgtcgactgtccggatgccgaagccttagcggcctttaaacatagcatccgcgatgaatggctcgcccgccacctcggccaagaaaagccaaaatctatggcagccctcacggcactcatgacccgcttttgcgcgggtgaggatagtcgGTTGGCTCGCAGCAAAAACACAGCTAGCGAGGCAGGCCCCTACGAGGTTAAGAACAACAACGGCAAGCTTCGAcgtaacagacacaaacgccgaagcaatggtgataataccgacgacactatagtcaacgccggatttagtggctccaagtccaacaagcggaagaaaccatacaagagaaacaatcagggaccagcCAGCCTGGatcgcatactcgatcgcccgtgCCAGATGCATGGCACCCCAAAAAACCAGCCAACCATAtcaacagagactgttgggtttttaaacaggccggcaaattaaacgccgaaaacagggaaaagggatcacaaagcgaggacgacgacgaggagcctcggcaaccgaacacagggggacaaaagaagtttccccctcaagtcaaaacggtgaacatgatatatgctacacacatccccaaaagggagcgcaagcacgCACTAAGGGACGTTTACGCGATaaagccagtcgccccaaaattcaacccatggtcatcgTGCCCGATCATTTTTGATcatcgggatcatccgaccagtatccgacATGGCAGATCAGCTGCACTAGTTctggacccaatcattgatggatcccacctcacacgagtcctcatggacggtggtagtagcctcaatctgctctatcaagacacagtgcgcaaaatgggcattaatccatcaaggatcaagcccacgaagactaccttcaaaggagtcataccaggtgtagaggcccgctgtacgggctcaatcacacttgaggttgtcttcggatcccctGACAACTTTcaaagcgaagagttaatctttgacatcgtcccattccgcagtagttatcacgcactgctcggacggacTGCATTTGCTCggttcaacgcggtgccacactatgcttatcttaagctcaagatgcccggtccacgcggcgtcgtaacggtcaacggaaacacggaacgctccctccgtacagaggagcacaccgccgccctaccagcagaagtacagagtggccttctcaagcagaaccgtgaccggctgccgagcccctggacatcgtaaagagggtccggactacgctgcaacaggacagctcggctcatcaagagctcgattagcaatttggcctccgtcccagccccgatcaggtagtggcattcgtaccacgcgtgcataattacgcactagaaatcccatgggcatcgacggaggcacaactagCTGGTGATCCGCAATATGGCTCGACCGCTCCTGGACATACTTACACTATTTCTTTTCtgcttttcaggtttcttttccagaGGCCGTCCCTGACGACTTGATCGCGGATCCTTTCAAAGGACAAATACACCAAGCCGGCAGTCAGCTCAGACGTAGAGGGAAATTTCTAAGTGGTTTCTTAAACAACCACTCTACCTGTCTCCAGGGTCCCAcgcgcagctctcccttggtcgtggcatgtcaaatagcccgtTGCCTATCACACTACGTGTACcaatgcgctttgacgtattaatcaaatcataatggaaacagtttgtggcccaaattttagggcccctgctcattgctttttgctccttttctgttttccttttttaCTATTAAATAAGCTTATcagatagcacccgtacactgTTGTACGTTTCAGTTTGCCAGGGCTTCATAGCGCGTGAcactatggcaacaaagtccgaacactttttacagtatagttcggcaccccgaatttagcagtatatgcattggctccgaatcatgtcttgggtcaatagttggcttgcccggctcctgtgcttgctaccttacgttccgctatatcggctaaggaagtaaagggagaactactgcgattgtgccctggtttatccaaaggagcacctcagtagagaaagccgaaaactgactgtcatgatgtggcgagagccggtcagctgttcggaggttgaAAATCATTGGAGATTTCTTCCGTGTTACACGAAGGATCGGTATTTCCCGATCAAACGCTTATAGCACTCTAGTTCGGAAACTAGGGGCTACGTCCATGTTTTTATTgtcgaactcctatggctaagtgagggcgttaaaGCCGAAGAGTCTggttgcctggttcgttgcgctaaacaactccttcaaggaccatataattggatcaagattgtttagattccatcccgaacacccccgtactacctacgtgggggcagaagtcgacgactggccaaccctcagatttcatacaacacggccgcacaagAGGTAAAATTAAAAACATAACAATCATTATATTACAAACtaactttgtttcatcatacaaggcaaagacaacatgaatgtattcattcgaaaataatgtcctgcccacactgcattgccacaatgcgagacccctccaggacatccgcaaaatagcgctcgggtgtgcggtgctccttgccctctggcggccccttggccggctcgacggcgttcatcttcgcccaccacatcttgcaacgggcgaaggccatacgcgcaccttcaatacagaccggTCGCTTGACGATGTCCAGCCGAGGACAGACGTTCACtagccgcctcacgagtccgaagtagctgccgggcatagcttcggctggccatagccggattatcaaatccttcatggctagttcggccaccctatgcagctccaccagctgtttcagctgatcgatgaagggcacgggatgctctggcgcaagatattgtgaccagaacagcttctccgtggagctcccttcttcggctcggaagaactccgcggtGTCGGACACACTTCGCGACagatcagcaaaagcccctggagaactccgaatccgggttagtaaaagatacttcctcttcgcatatttgctttgcatactgaatgccttacccgccgcgatcttcctcgcctcttggatctcttggagggcgccctgggcctcattccgggcCGTCTCCGCACTCTGACGAGCCTTGGAAAGTTCGGCCTCTTTAGCCGACGCGTcacgctccaaggtctcgcacttcttcaccgcgtcatggagctcttgttggacctcgttgacccgggccttgagcttcttacgggcagcctgctccttgacggccttcccctcggcttcgcccagggcctttttcagggcctcgaccttgGTCGTCGCTCCTATTTATATCAAGACACTTCGGTCAATATACAACATCCTACTCTTTCCAAATACTTCTTGGGTTATTACATACCTTGATTCTCCTCGATCTGCCTCTTCACCTGGctgagctcctcctcggcctgctcTAGCCTCCGCTTAAgttcggagacttcggcagcatgtgagGCCGTGGCCAGCAGCGACACCTGCATATGCATTCCAGACAAATTTTGTTAGTTCCCTGCAATAAAGGaatgatcctctgtccggcttttctttccgaacaccggacagtgtctcaggggctactgtctatatggGGATTTTCTCTTTTCgccgcttacctcaaaacctgtcagcaggctgctgcaggcttcggttagtccgctcttggcagactgaaccttttCAATCACCGTGCCCGTAAGAACACgatgttcatccacaatggaagcgcctcgcagcaCTTCCAGCAGATCATCTGGTGCCCCCggttggacaggggtcaccggtggaataggcataccaccttctttcgaaggaggttgcgTGCCGGATTCTGGAGCCGTATCGGTCTCCGGAACCAAGTCCGGTTGAGGGCCGAACTGAGTACGGCCCTCCTCCCCAGTCTCCCGGAGGATTGGCTCCCCCTGGTGTTCGGCGATGGGAGCTTCGCGTTCGGGCGCTTCATGAGCCTCTCCCCGGCCTGGGAAGGTCCGTTGGGAGATCAGCACCTCGTCGTCCcctttggccttgggagagtaagcGGCTGGTGGTGTCTCACTGGCCATCTCCTGTGGGTCCAATgaacctcttgatgaggatcgctgggaactgtcgtgggccggactgcaacgGCATAAGTAGCCATGTCAATACATTGAAATGGAGAGGGGGGACATATGGGTATGCGGGAGTCATAGCACTTGAAGCAGCTTGACGCTTGGTGCGGGGGTGTCGCTCCGGACTACTATCGACGTCCCACGCGGATTTATCCGTGAAggagcccttccccttcttggacgtccCCGCATCCAGGctcgtggaggccgccctcttcttccttcccccatcagggggagggttgttctcctcctcctcatcatcgtcgtcatcttcGGCGGCAGAGGAGGGGGTCTTGTCTTTGGACGTCGCGTCCGAAGCActcttgcgacgggggccactccggccccccttggccttccccttggccttcttcgtcggcgctgtatagggcgccggcaccggcatctttgctaGACTGGATCTtcaggtagcggagccggacactggatccgcttcgccctctccatccattcCTGAAGAGGCAATGATAGTAAAAGTTCAGATATCCTCCTTGAAGCAAATAAGTAGAGGACGCGATAGAAACTTACCTTGCTGGCAGGATGGTTAATGTCGTGCCCACGGTCCGAATCCGTGGCTGGCGATATCTCgtcgcccttgaagagcaacttccaggcatcttcgtgagtcGTTCCGAAGAGCCTCTCCAGGGTTTGGTGCCTCCTCGGATTAAACTCCCAAAGGGGGCGTTTTCAGCTTTGGCAAGGGAGGatccggcgaaccagcatcacttggattacatcgacaagtttgacattcttgtccaccatgctttgatcgcgcgtctgcagcgctatcagctcgtctggcgaacaccagttcaggctcttctcgacccaggaggtgagtcgcatgggagcgccggagctgaattcggcagccgcggcccagtttgtgccgcggggttctgtgatgtagaaccattgtttttgccattccttgacagtctccacgaaagtgccttttggccaggagacattggccagcttactcaccatggctcctccgcactccgcgcgCTGGCTGTccactaccttcggcttcacgttgaagactttgagccatagcccgaagtggggttggatgcggaggaaggcctcacacacgacgatgaacgccgagatgttgaggaaagagttcggggatagatcatggaagtctatcccgtaataatacattagcccgcggacgaaaggatggagtggaaaccctagcccgcggaggaaatgagggatgaataccaccctctcgttgggctttggtgtggggacgacttgcccctGGGCTGGAAGACGGTgagcgatttccttcgccaaatACTCGGCCGCCCGAAGCTCGGCAATGTgtttctccttgacggaggagaccatccatttgccttgacctccggatccggacatggtcggatGCTTTTTGGAGATGGAgaaagatgaggacttgggcgctggagctcaaggatggaagggcagaggaagGGGAAGGTGTGAGTAGATAAGGGTGGATttttatccccttataaagggtcgcgaatatcaagcgcctccccactcgcctcaaaactcgcctattcccaaggactgTGTGAATGgtacggttgggttacccacgcccgtattgatgagaatcccgcaataaggggacatgatctctgctttgacaagacgtacCAATGGCgaccgcgtctcgaaacatggagcggcagacgaaaaatggttcaaaattatgaccggacagatgtgatgccatgttacaaaaaaattgtcagcggattggactcgtgtaaaattatcttctctctgcggttgtgtgcggtgtgtgtgttacaggtccggacacgTCGATACGTCCGAAGACAATCCTcgagttcggaaaggggaacccgccttgcaatgccgaagacaaatctgcacgccggactcctcgtcattgaagccaggttcaggcgctactgagggagtcctggactaaggggtcctcggggatccggcctattagccatgggccggactgatgggctgcgaggatacgaagaccgaagactgcacccgtgtccggatgggactctccttggcatggaaggcaagcttggcggccgaatatgtagattcctttctttgtaaccgaccttgtgtaaccctagatcctcccgatgtctatataaaccggaggacttagtccggaaacagagatattcattaccatagtcatacaggctagacttctagggtttagccattacgatctcgtggtggatcaactcttgtaatactcatattcatcaagatcaatcaagcaggaagtagggtattgcctccatagagagggcccgaacctgggtaaacatcgtgtcccctgtctcctgttaccatcgaccttagacgcacagttcgggaccccctacccgagatccgccggttttgacaccgacacctgtGTTTCTGACAGTAGTTGTTTTATGGTGCTTGTGAGGCATCGACGACAGTCCTCAGTTTCTTCAGCCATGTCAGTTGTTTCAGTGGTAGTTGCCAGCTTAGTTTTGGGAAATAGTTGCACACTATTGATCTCACTCAGTGGTATTTTATTCCTGGGTGTCGTTCTTGACTCTTTTCTTCTCCATTCATTTTCTTTTAAGTCATCTTTCTTCAGCCTTCAGTGAAAACGTTTCATCTCGGTCTTCAATATTCTACTTTTCAGTGATTGAGTCATCTTACTATTCAACCACCCTTGAGTCCTGTTTATTCAGTCCTCTTTGAAAATATAAGATGCGTCTTTGGATAATGATTGCTCAAGGTAAAGTAAATATCTGCTGAAGCTAGAGTAAATGATTCTGCTCGAGATCGAGAACCACCATGAGCAGACCACCCTAGGCTGATCATAGTGCCAAACTCGCCACAAAC
This sequence is a window from Aegilops tauschii subsp. strangulata cultivar AL8/78 chromosome 7, Aet v6.0, whole genome shotgun sequence. Protein-coding genes within it:
- the LOC109774744 gene encoding uncharacterized protein; amino-acid sequence: MDPALHAAAVQGSVASLRKLAAERPDILGSKTPQENTALHIAAELGHAGFAEEALHVDHKLLVSKNADGDTPLHLAARSGKVSVVELLIAHSSTTARDGQTGEPSPSTPGSAEAQGPLLMANKAGDTPLHQAVQHGWSAVALKLLDAEPSCGHALDAKKQSPLHIAAREGLADVVSKIVSHPWVRERFVPSDSVSGTALHQAVLGGHSRVVEILLEATPEDQIVLTDSSENNALHYAAQKNSARVVKLLLNRKVELAYRRNRDLQSPLHVAANYGSTEAMVELLKHCPDAAEMVDSKGRNALHVAVTSGKVDALKRLLKHVRPEEIVNRVDHGGNTPLHLAAALSRVQSALLLIKDRRVNPCILNREGQSARSLIEKRGASEEEMDTYEMYLWKKLKKHEACRCQKQQLPPIATYQSLRGRRAGHDEYFKHSVETYTLVATLIATVSFAATFTMPGGYSQTEGTAIHGHTAAFKIFVISNTVAMCSSVVVVFCFIWAWRDPVKFKLDQLMWGHRLTIVACLAMVVSLMTAVYITVAPTARWPAYVVIAIGASTPAMVFLILGKEALYIPL